Within the Aspergillus luchuensis IFO 4308 DNA, chromosome 5, nearly complete sequence genome, the region TAGTCCACAGACACGTCCTATCGCATTATCCTGTTTCTGCGCTGAACAAAGTCTCACTCATGGGGGTGGCGTCCTGTGCAGTCACTGCATTCATTCTTGTCCATCCATGATGTTATCCCTTCCGAGGGTCATTCCCTTGGTCTTATCGTCCGCCGCTCTAGTTTGTCTCGCCGTGGTCTTTTCGGCGTGTACATCGCCGACTTCTTTTCAAGACTTGTACTTGTTAAAGGTACGGATATGGTTGATGTGCACAGACACGGCTAACTTACAACCGAAGGTGAATGTGATTGGAATCCAGAACCCAGAACACCAAAATCAGCTCCGATCGCTCGCCATTCATAGTGGACAgaattcttcgtcatcactAGGAATAGGATATCTTTCAGATAGCGTTTCGGAGGCTGTTGGCGATGCGGTAGACCACATAAGCGGGCATGTTGAGGACCAGCCCAGTCATGTGCAACCTCTCTTCCCAATATACTATGCAATTGGCCTTTGGAGCTACTGCGAGGGAAAACCAAACGATAAAGCCTTCTCAAATTGCTCAAAGCCCAGTGCTCACTTCTCGTATGACCTGATGGATGTTTTAGGCACTTGGCTGGGCCCTGCAGATGGAGTAACGCCAGACTTGATCCAACCGGTTCTGAAAGGGTACGACCACATTTCACAATGGACCATAGGTGCATATATCACTGGTTTTATTGCCGTATTCATTGCGATTGTCATAGGTTTCGTCCGATTTCCAATGACAAAAGTGGCCGTTGTGATATCCTCATCGGCAAGTGCTACCTAAGCGTCTTCGTATGAGAAAACGTGCTGACTAGTGCCCAGGTGTCATCTCTCTTGATTATAGGAGCATCAGTATCGGTGACCATCTTATACCAGCTATTGGCTAAGGGAATCAATagtcttcttcaacatggAATCACGGCTAATCTCGGTCCACATGCCATGGCAGCGACGTGGCTGGCAGTAGCATTCTCCGCTGGCTCCAGTTTGGTCTTGGCTATTATTTATGCCATTACTAATCGATATTGATAGCCCACGCGTGCTCGATTGCAGTAACAAATAGTGATGCCGTTGCTATCGCGAGTTGTGTCTTTAGCCCCAGGGGACAATGCATTTTCTGTCCTAGGGAGCAAAATACAGGCTATCAGAAAATGCTAAGCCTCCTTTTGAGAATGAGTGCGTAGACGACTAAGGACGTCCCTAACAAACCTCAAGCTTTTAGCAGCTAGCTTGCGTTTTATCTAGTAGGATTTCTCACGACTCAATATCTTCATACCCTCCGCCACTGTATGCTGACACCTGCTAGATTGTACGTCCCAACCCACTTGTTCTGAATGAATCCAAGGAACTGGTTTCATCAGGCTTGCTATTTTAAGTCGTTAACGTGCATAGCTTCCGCCACTCTACTACAATGCGGAGAGTTAGCTTCTCCCTTTGTCGGACATACACAATGCTCAATCTGGGAGTTATTGGCAGAAACTGCTCTAAACACACTTATACTTTTAACCTAACCTATAATTGGTCTCCAGTGCCTTTCTACGTACAGGTCGATCAACCAGGTATATGAACACCACGAGATAATGGAAAGCGGACAATCAGGCCCCGCCAGCCCCTCAGTAtcaaagaaaccaaagaaagaagaggaggacaacAGCAGCCAAGAGAAATGAGAGGCTACCACCACGGACCTGTGTTCCTGTACTCGTGAGGATAGTCGAATTGGCGGATGGTGTTTGAGCCAGTGTGGGTGCTGTGGGGGCAGCATGGGTCATCTTTGCACTCGGCAAAGCGCCGACGCTCCCTAGGCTGGTCTTGGAAGCCCAGAGTGCACTGTGTGCGGAAGAGGTGGCCACAGTACTATTGCGGAAGAAAGGACGGCTGATATTTCTCCACGGCCTGCTTTCCTTTGACACTGAGATGATAGGCGGATAAAAGTTGGTAGCCAATGACGACGCATTGGCGTTCACTGTGGTCGTACTATGCCTCTCCAGCTGAGCTGTAGAGCAGCACATCGCTGACGATGTTTCGTAAGCCTTCAATCGATCTGATGCAATAGGATCATTGGCACTGAAAGCTGGTTGAGCAATCGTAGGATTCACCCTGGCAAGAGCGGCCATGGCACCATTCCGGGACATCTCCGTCAAGGATACGTTGCGTATGTACGTATTCGATTGGATCCTAGTCACCGAGACCGCAGGCAAGATTTGAAAATTTAGTATTGCCAGGTATACGGTACATGCAGTGTTGACACCTGCAATGTTGACGAAGGCCGAGAAAATGCACTCTTATACTCGCTATTTCAAAGAACAGACTGTTGGGCGCCATAAGGGAATTTGAAAAAAATCAATTTTGAGGGATCAGCAGATATGGCCTCATTTAAAGATTCTGCCGTGTTGTCTGCTATGTAGTACGTAGGTGGTGGCATCTGGCATCTAGATGTCCACGCATGGTCCACGGCTTTCGCCACGACAGAATGCCCATCAAAAGATCATCGAATTCATCTGCTTTCATATCAAgtttatttactagaaagATAAAAGTCCTCGTACGCTATATGACAGGTTGTTAACGAAAGCTGTAATGAGCCGTTtgcctcttctcccttgtGTTCCCTGTATGTACTGT harbors:
- a CDS encoding uncharacterized protein (TransMembrane:1 (i152-170o)): MSRNGAMAALARVNPTIAQPAFSANDPIASDRLKAYETSSAMCCSTAQLERHSTTTVNANASSLATNFYPPIISVSKESRPWRNISRPFFRNSTVATSSAHSALWASKTSLGSVGALPSAKMTHAAPTAPTLAQTPSANSTILTSTGTQVRGGSLSFLLAAVVLLFFLWFL